A genome region from Tenrec ecaudatus isolate mTenEca1 chromosome 13, mTenEca1.hap1, whole genome shotgun sequence includes the following:
- the EN1 gene encoding homeobox protein engrailed-1 — protein MEDQQPEPKSQRDSGLGAGTAAPGGLSLSFSPGASGSSGSDGDSVPVSPQPAPPSPPAAPCLAHHPHLPPPPPPPPPPPPPPPHLGAPAHQPPPAAQLHRTTNFFIDNILRPDFGCKKEQPPPQLLVAAVAGGGAAAAGRGERDRGQTGAGRDPVQPLGTRAPGAASLLCAPDATCGPPDGSPPAAATGAGASKVGNPAAAAAAAAAVAAAAVVAAAATKPSDSGGGSGGSAVSPGAQGAKYAEHSNPAILLMGSANGGPVVKTDSQQPLVWPAWVYCTRYSDRPSSGPRTRKLKKKKNEKEDKRPRTAFTAEQLQRLKAEFQANRYITEQRRQTLAQELSLNESQIKIWFQNKRAKIKKATGIKNGLALHLMAQGLYNHSTTTVQDKDESE, from the exons ATGGAGGACCAGCAGCCGGAACCTAAAAGTCAGCGCGACTCGGGCCTGGGCGCGGGGACAGCGGCCCCGGGCGGCCTCAGCCTGAGCTTCAGCCCCGGCGCCAGCGGCAGTAGCGGCAGCGATGGCGACAGCGTGCCCGTGTCCCCCCAGCCCGCGCCCCCCTCGCCTCCCGCGGCGCCCTGCCTGGCCCACCACCCtcatctccccccgccccccccgcccccgccgccgccgccgccgccgccgccgcatcTCGGGGCGCCTGCTCACCAGCCGCCGCCCGCGGCCCAGCTGCACCGCACCACCAACTTTTTCATCGATAACATCCTGAGGCCGGACTTCGGCTGCAAAAAGGAGCAGCCTCCGCCCCAGCTCCTGGTGGCCGCCGTGGCCGGGGGAGGCGCAGCGGCGGCAGGCCGTGGGGAGCGTGACCGAGGCCAGACGGGCGCAGGGAGAGACCCTGTCCAGCCGCTGGGCACGCGGGCGCCGGGGGCCGCCTCGCTCCTGTGCGCCCCGGACGCTACCTGTGGACCGCCCGACGGCTCCCCGCCCGCAGCAGCCACGGGCGCGGGCGCGTCCAAAGTTGGGaatccggcggcggcggcggcggccgcggcggcggtggcggcggcggccgtGGTGGCGGCGGCCGCGACCAAGCCCTCGGACAGCGGCGGCGGCAGTGGAGGGAGTGCGGTGAGCCCCGGAGCGCAGGGCGCCAAGTACGCGGAGCACAGCAACCCTGCCATCCTGCTGATGGGCTCCGCCAACGGCGGGCCCGTGGTCAAAACGGATTCGCAGCAGCCCCTCGTCTGGCCCGCCTGGGTCTACTGCACGCGTTACTCAGACCGCCCGTCCTCCG GTCCTCGCACCAGGaagctgaagaagaagaagaacgagAAGGAGGACAAACGGCCGCGGACAGCGTTCACGGCCGAGCAGCTGCAAAGACTCAAGGCGGAGTTCCAGGCGAACCGCTACATCACCGAGCAGCGGCGGCAGACGCTGGCCCAGGAGCTCAGCCTCAACGAGTCCCAGATCAAGATCTGGTTCCAGAACAAGCGCGCCAAGATCAAGAAAGCCACGGGCATCAAGAACGGCCTGGCGCTGCACCTCATGGCGCAGGGACTGtacaaccactccaccaccaccgtCCAGGACAAAGACGAGAGCGagtag